The following are from one region of the Edwardsiella tarda ATCC 15947 = NBRC 105688 genome:
- a CDS encoding NfeD family protein: MMAYLFANPHGLWLTLGGLLLAAELLGAGGYALWSGCAALLVGLLHWLWPFGWETQLSLFALLTVISALLWWRWQRHSGREEAQDGALNQRGRQLIGQRATLEQPLVNGHGRLRLGDSSWRITCQQDLPAGQCVQVQAVSGITLEVIPCPRSDDGNPPGH, translated from the coding sequence ATGATGGCCTATCTATTCGCCAACCCGCACGGTCTATGGTTGACGCTGGGCGGCCTGTTGCTGGCCGCCGAGTTACTCGGCGCCGGCGGCTATGCCCTGTGGAGCGGCTGCGCCGCCCTACTGGTCGGCCTGTTGCATTGGCTGTGGCCGTTTGGTTGGGAGACGCAACTCTCCCTGTTTGCGCTATTGACGGTGATCAGCGCCCTACTCTGGTGGCGCTGGCAACGACATAGTGGGCGCGAGGAGGCGCAGGATGGCGCCCTGAATCAACGCGGGCGCCAATTGATCGGCCAACGCGCGACGCTAGAGCAACCGCTGGTCAACGGCCATGGTCGCCTGCGCCTGGGCGACAGCAGTTGGCGCATCACCTGCCAACAGGATCTCCCGGCGGGGCAGTGTGTGCAGGTACAGGCCGTCAGTGGCATCACCCTCGAGGTTATTCCTTGCCCCCGGAGCGATGATGGCAACCCGCCAGGCCATTGA
- the cueR gene encoding Cu(I)-responsive transcriptional regulator, which produces MNISEVAKKTGLSSKAIRFYEEKGLVTAPLRGENGYRRYAARHLEELTLLRQARQVGFTLEECRELVALFHDEHRHSAQVKQRTLQKVAEIEQHIRDLQAMRDRLAALAQACPGDDSADCPIINGLAGCHHRSGGKE; this is translated from the coding sequence ATGAATATTAGCGAAGTGGCGAAAAAAACCGGTCTGAGTAGCAAGGCGATCCGTTTTTATGAAGAGAAGGGCTTGGTTACCGCACCGCTACGTGGGGAGAATGGCTACCGCCGTTATGCGGCGCGGCATCTGGAAGAGCTGACGCTATTGCGCCAGGCGCGTCAGGTCGGCTTTACCCTGGAGGAGTGCCGTGAGCTGGTGGCCTTGTTTCACGATGAACACCGCCATAGCGCACAGGTCAAGCAGCGTACCCTGCAGAAAGTCGCGGAGATCGAGCAACATATTCGTGATCTCCAAGCGATGCGTGACCGTCTGGCGGCATTGGCTCAGGCCTGCCCCGGTGATGACAGCGCCGATTGCCCGATCATCAATGGCCTGGCGGGTTGCCATCATCGCTCCGGGGGCAAGGAATAA